GGTGCTGTTGCCAGACGCTGATATTGAGAAAAAGCCCGTATTGGCGGCCGCAATGGCTCTCGTTCCACTGCCCGGCGATGAATTCGCAGTTCCCGTGAGCGGTTTTTTGACGCCGGACCCAGGCCACAAGGGTCAGGCGGCCTTCCGGGCCGTGGATATCGAGACTCGGGCAGGCAGCCCGAGCGCAGTTGAGCCAGTCGCCCTCGTCGATGCGCAGGGCTTGACCACCCAGGGGGGCGCCGGGTACGGCCTCGACGGTTAATTCGCCGGTGCGTGACTCCAGGGCGTAGGGCTCGCCTTCTTCGGCTTTAAAGGTCGTGCCACTCTCTGTGAAGTTCCAGAATGTGATCAAACCGGGAAATGTCGCCGGGGTGGCGTCAAGGATCATGTCGGGGCAAACGTGCTCGGAGGAACTCATAGGTATTTCATAGTGGAAAATACGCCTCCGGGGAAAAGACCAAAAAGCTGTGACAAACAAAACATTGCCCGCGGGCCGGAAATTCTCCTAATCTTAACATTTAATCTATTCGGGCTGGCGTGCACCGGCCTTTCTGCTCACCTTTTCAGATCCAAAAAATTTAGCCGACATGGACCTTAAGGAAATCAAACAAGTCGTAGAGTTGATGAAGCGTTCGGACCTCACTGAGTTCGAAATCGAGGAAAAGGACCTCAAGCTGCGCATCTGCCGTGAGTCTCAAAAGCCTGTCGCGGTTGCCGCGGCACCTGTCATGGCGCCTGCCGCCCCGGCTCCTGCTGCCGCTCCCGCGGCTCCTGCCGCCCCGGCCAAGCCCGTCGAAGAGCCGGGCACCGAGTTCATCAAATCGCCCATGGTAGGCACCTTTTATCGTGCCCCCAGCCCGGACAGCCCGTCCTTCGTGGAGATCGGGGCCGTCGTCAAGGCCGACTCTGTCGTGTGTATCATCGAGGCCATGAAGGTCATGAACGAGATTCACGCTGAGGCCAAGGGCAAGATCCTGGAAGTGCTCGTGGAGAACGGCCAATCGGTCGAGTACGGCCAGCCGCTTTTCAAGATCAAGGCTTCCTGAGCCTCCGCCCGCCCAACGTCATCCCGCGCCTCCGCGTGAACGCACGCGGCCACCCGAGCACCCATGATCAAGAAAATCCTTATTGCCAACCGCGGCGAAATCGCCCTGCGCATCGTACGAGCCTGCCGTGAGCTTGGCGTCAAGACCCTGGCCGTCTACTCCGAGGCCGATGAGCAGTCCCTGCACGTACAGCTGGCCGACGAGGCCATCTGTATCGGTCCGGCCGCCTCCAGCGAGAGCTACCTGAAGGCTGACCGCATCATCAGTGCGGCCGAGATTGCCGATGTGGACGCGATTCACCCCGGCTTCGGCTTTCTCTCGGAAAACGCCGAGTTCGCCGAGCAGTGCGAGAGCTGCAACATCAAGTTTATCGGCCCGAACTCCTCTACCATCCGCTTGATGGGGGATAAGGCGATGGCCAAGTCCGTCGCCCTCAAGGCCAAGGCCCCGGTCATCCCCGGCAGCGACGGTCCCGTCGAGACCGAGACCGAAGCCCTCAAGCTGGCCAAGCAGATCGGCTTCCCGGTGATCATCAAGGCCGTCGCCGGTGGGGGTGGTAAGGGCATGCGCCTGGCCCACAACGCCGTGGCCTTCGTCCGCGAGTTCCAGCTGGCCCGCGCTGAGGCCGAGAAAGCCTTCGGGAATGGCTCGGTCTACGTGGAGAAATTTATCGAAAACCCGCGCCACATCGAGTTCCAGCTCCTGGGTGACGAGCACGGTAAGATCATCCACCTCGGTGAGCGTGACTGCTCGGTGCAGCGCCGCTACCAGAAGGTGGTTGAAGAGGCTCCGTCCCCCTTCGTGGATGAGAAGCTGCGCGCGAAAATGGGTAAGGCCGCTGTGGCCATCGCCGAAGAGTGCGGCTATCAGAATGCCGGAACGGTGGAGTTCCTCGTCGATAAAAACGGTGACTTCTACTTTATCGAGATGAACACCCGCATCCAGGTCGAGCATGGTATCACCGAGGAGGTGACCGGCTACGATCTGGTCAAGCGTCAGATCGCGATCGCCGCTGGTGAAAAGCTCGACCTCGACCAGAAGGACGTGCGCTTCATCCGCCACGCCATTGAGTGCCGTATCAATGCCGAGGATCCGGCCCGCAACTTTGCCCCGTGCCCCGGTAAGATCGACCTGTACTACCCGCCCGGTGGCCATGGCGTTCGTATCGACTCGCACATTTATGGTGGCTATGTCGTGCCTCCCTACTACGACAGCATGATCTCCAAGGTCATCTCCTACGGGCAGACCCGTGAGATCGCCATCGACCGCATGTACCGTGCCCTTAACGAGTACATCATCCGTGGCATCCGCACCTCGATTCCCTTCTGTGCCGCTATCATGAAGGACCCGGTCTTCCGCTCCGGTGAAGCCACCACGAAGTTTGTGGGCGACTTTATGGAGCGCACGCCGAAGGATCTCTTCGCGACGGCTGAGGACTGATTCGTCAGTCTTCGGGGCCGCGATTTTTGCTTTGCCGAGCCGCCTTTTTGCCTCAAGGCTTCTTCCAGCGCTTGCGCAGATGCACAATATCCTCTGATCTAACCTTAACCGAGAAACTCTTATGCCAGCCAAGAAACCTTCCCAGCCCGCCGACGAATCGGATCCCAATAGCATCCCTACTCCGGTTGAAGCTACGGAAAGCTCCGATGAGATTCATATTAACATCCCTGTGGTCGCCAATATCGTGAAGATGGCCGCGCTGCAGGTGGACGGTGTGTACTCCGTGGGCGGTACCTTCGCTGATGGCCTGTGGGAGACTCTCGGTGCCAAGAAGGGCGACCGCGGCGTCGAGGTAAAGGAAGACGAAGCGGAAAACTACCTGATCCAGATCCACGTGGAAATGCGCTTCGGGGTCAGCATCGCCACGACCGCCAAGATCGTCCAGCAGACGATCCGCGAGCAGGTCGAAGCCATGACCAGCAAAGGCGTGGCCAAGGTCGAAGTCTTTATCGACGGCGTCCGCATGGAGCAGCCCGAGTCGGCTAAGAAGAGCGCCGAGCAGTGGGAGCAGCAGCCCCACACCGACTAGTTTTTGATCCCGTCGGCTTGCTTTCCGCAGGCCGGCGATCCCATTTTCTCCCGGCGAAAGCCACCATCAGGGACTGACAGCGTATGAACGAGGAAAACAAGATTCTGAGTTTTTATCACACGCAGATTGAGCCGTACCTGCAGGACCGCGTGCTCGTGATCTGCGTCGCCATTGTCCTGCTGTTTCTGCTGCTGGGTGTCGGTATGCTGCGCCGTCGCGGGCGTCCGATCCGGGTTTTCAAGACCACTTCCGGGCGTGTGCAGGTGACACGCGGGGCCATCCGTGATCTCGTTCTCGGTGCCTGCCGCCACGTCAACGCCGCTCATCGCCCCAAGGTCCACATCAAGGCTCGCCGTGGACGGCTCGCCATCCGCATCGATCTGCGCCTGAACGAAGACCAGCGTCTGAATGACGTTGCGGTCAAGCTCCAGACGCGCATCGAGGATGTCCTGCAGGACACGCTAAGCCTCGATCGGCGCAGCGTGCGTATCGACATCGGCCTGAAGGGGATTCGCCATAACAAGAAGACCACACCTCCCGAGGAGGAGGCACTTCCTGTGGCCGTCGCTCCTGTCCCCGATGTGGCTCCGGCACGGGCCGAGGAGGACTCTTTCGTCCCCGCCACGAGCCCGAGCGAGCCTGAGCTCGACAATGTCGCCGAGGACACGGAATCCGAGCCCAAGCCCAAGCGGAGCTTTTTCGGCTGGGGTAGCCGTAAATCCACGCCGTCCGATGAGGACGAGGTCGAGGATCCGGTCGATGCTACTGCCGACGACGACGATCCTTTCGCACCCGGGCATGTTTCCGAGTCGGACGAAGATCGCGAAAAGAAGGCCTGAGCGGGGTTCGCTCGGAGAGTTATCCCATGGCGGCAGACCTGCAGTCGGCGTTGTTTTACGCTATTTTGGATACCGGCTATGTGCCGCGTGACTCACTGGTGGACAAGTGCCGGGCCTTGCTGGCCGGTGGGGCGGATATTATCCAGCTGCGCGCCAAGCACGAAAACACTTCGGAGCGTATCGAAATTTTAAATACGCTCGTCCCGCTTTTTGCCGACACGGAAGTGCCGCTGGTCGTGAACGACGATCTGGAGGCTGCGTTGGCTTTCCCGGGGCTGGGGCTGCACGTCGGGCAGGATGACCTGCCGCCGGATGAAGCACGCGAGCGTCTCGGAGAGGGGCGTGTGCTCGGCCTCTCCACGCACTCACCGGATCAGGCTGCTGGCGCGATTGACCATGCGGCGGTCCTCGACTACTTCGCCGTGGGTCCGGTCTTTGCCACCCCGACCAAGCCGGACTACACGCCCGTGGGCCTGAACCTTGTCAGCCATGTCGCCGGGCTGGATGCACCGCTACCGTGGTTCGCCATCGGGGGGATCAAGCTCCACAATGTAGCTCAGGTGCTCGCGGCTGGAGCGCGCCGAGTGGTTGCGGTTTCAGATGTGCTGTGCGCGGAGGATTCGGCAGCGGTCATCCGTGACTATAAGTCGGCGTGCAGTCGCTGATAACCGGTCTGGTCAAGGCTGCGTGTTTGTTGCCTTCAGGCGCCACTTGCCGGATGCCGGATCTTTCTCAAAATCGCGCTCTGCCGGTACTCCGGCAGCGGTGTAAAGGTCTCTGACTTCCAAACCCTTCAGGTACTCGACAAATCCTTTCAGGTCCTGTGAGCCGTAGAAATTCCCCAGCTTAAGGAGCAGCCCGCCGGGGCGTTGGGTGAGGACCGCAATGGCCTCGGCGGCGTTGAAGCCCTGCTGTATGGCTACGACCAGAAAATCAAACAGGACCTGCTGAGTGGCCTCCGGGTTATTGCACGTCTGAGCCGCAAGCGGGTAGAACTCCTTTAACAGCGTCTGGCTGACGGTGGCTCTCTCCTGCTCATCCATGGCAATATGGTTACAAGGTTATCTTACAAAAAGTAGCAGAGGTCGGCCCATTCGCCATCTACCCGCGTGTCCACGCGATAGCTGATGCCCGCCTCGGTCGCGACGGTGTTGAAATGCTCTTTCACCTCATCGAGCTCGCGGGCGAGGATGCCGCTGAGGGCGAGGGTACCGTTTGGCGCCATGGCAGCGAACAGCCCGGCGGCGTGAATCTTCAGGATGTCGGCCTGGATGTTGGCCATCATGAAGTCAGTCTGGCGGCCTTCGAGGCCGGACTCGATCCCAGCCTCGGCAAAGGCGACGGCCTCGGGGGAAATCTTGTTAAAGAGCGTGTTCTCGCGGCTGACGCGGATCGCCTCGGGGTCCTGGTCAAAGCCGTAGACATTCTTTGCACCGAGCAGGACGGCGGACAGGGCCAGGATGCCCGAGCCGCACCCGGCGTCGATGATGCGCTGGGAGGGGAAGGCGTCCCCGCGCTCCGCACGAAAGTCGAGCAGGCGGCGCGCCATCAGGCGGGTCGTTTCGTGGCTACCCGTCCCGAAGGCCATCCCGGCGTCCAGGTACAGGGCCACGTCCCCGTCGGGCAGGGGGTAGCTCTCACGTTCCCAGGCGGGCACCCAGTGCAGCGGGGGCTTGGCCCAGGGCTTTAGGAACTCCTTGTACGCTTCCTGCCACTCGCGGTCCTCGATCTGCTCGCGGGCGAACTCAGCGGGCAGCTCAGCGAAGGCTTCGCGCAGAGCGGCCAGCCCGGCGTCAGCCTCGGCCTCCGTTTCGTAAAAGCCTTTGAGGAAAAGGGGGCCGCCGGGAGCGGATTCGATGCCCCAGTCGAGGAGCCCTTCTTCGCAGAAGTAGGCTTCGAGGGCCTCAGCCAGTTCGGTGGGGACTTCGGTTTTGAGGATAAACATTGGGATGGGTGCGAAAAGTTACTGGAGGTTGCCGAGCATGAGCTCGTCGGAGAGGCGTCGGATGGTGGCGGGCAGGAGCTCGTGCTCTGCGGCGTGGACCTTTGCCTCGACGGCTTCCAGCGGCTCGCCTTTTTCGATCGGCACGCGTGTTTGGCCGAGTATTTCGCCAGCGTCGATCTCGGGGGTGACCCAGTGGACGGTGCAGCCGGTCTCGGCATCACCGGCCTCGATGGCGCGCTGGATGGAGTGCAGGCCGGGATACTTGGGCAGGAGGCTGGGGTGCAGGTTGATGATGCGCCCGTTAAAGGCCTCGATAAAGGGCGGCTTGATCACCCGCATGAAGCCGGCCAGCACGATGAAGTCCGGCTGCAGGCGCTGGATGGTCTCGATCCAGTGGGCTTCGGCTTCGCCTTCGAGCTTGGTTTTGAACTTACCCGGATGCAGGTAAAAGGCGGGCACGTCAAAACGCGGGCCAAGCTTGAGCATGGGGGCCTCGGGCTTGTCGCAGAAGATACCCACGACCTGGGCCAGTCCGAGCTTGCCGTCGTCCTGTGCTTTGAGGATGGCCTCGGCATTACTGCCACGGCCGGAACCAAGTAATACGATGCGTACCATGTAAAGTTGGGGGTCAGAATGTGTCGGCGGCAGCGCGGATCTTCGCGATGAGCGAAGTGGTGCTGTAGCCTTCGAGAAAAGGCAGGAAGCGGATGTCGGTCCCGCAGGCTTCGAGCGCCGCGCGCTCCTCGGGGTTGAGGCTGCCGATGTCGTAGTCACCGGCCTTGACGTATACGTCTGGCTGCAGCACCTGAATCTCGTGAGTCAGCCGCGGCGTGTGAAAGATGACAAGCGCGTCGATAAAGGGCAGGTTCCCCATCAGGTAGGCGCGCTCTTGTTCGCTCTGCACGGGGCGGGTGGGGCCTTTCAGCGCCTGCACGCTCTTATCGCCGTTGAGGGCGACATAGAGCCGGTCACCCTGCTCGGCGGCTTTCTTCAGGAAAAACAGATGCCCGGTATGCAGCAGGTCGAAGCATCCGTTGGTGAGCACGACTTTTTCCCCGGCCTGGCGGGCGTCTTCACGCTGGCGGGCAGCGTCGTCGAGGCTGAGAAGCTTGGGGATGTCGAGTGCGGGCGGCATAAAGTCCGCATACTTCGCCCGCTATGGCTTGGGGTCAAGCTTTAGCCCGCTCCTCGGTACGACTAGGGCACTCCGCCTAGCGGCTCTGGGGAGGAGCGATCGGACCGTCCATGCCGTAGTAGGTCTGGCGCAGTCCGGTCTGGTTGGACTTGTAGCGCTGACCGTCGATCTCGACCGTGACGTTCTGGATCTCAGGGCTGACCACGCGGATGGTACCGGCGCGGCTCAGGGTCGTAGACTGACCGTCACTGAGGTTGCCCTTAAAGAGTTCCTGCAGGTCGCTTTCCTGGCGTACGAGTACGTAGGCATTACCGCCGGTGGCGGTGATGGTCACGTCGCCAGCTTCGGCAGGTGTGGTGGCGGGCTGGAGGGGGGTGGTCGTTGAACTCCCGCTGGAGACGGCGGAGGCCGGGGCGGTGTCGTCCTCAACCGCTGGATCACTCGGGCTGATGAGCATGTTGACGAGGACGGCCAGCAGGCCGACCAGTACAAACGTGCCTGCTACGATGAGGCCGATTTTCCAGTAAAGGGATTTGTCCGTGTTCTGCTCGACCGGATCAGCCGGGCCGTCGTGGGCGCTGCTCGGGCGGTCCTTGAGGCGTGCGGTCTTGACCACTTTCGGGCTGTGCTCGCCAAAGGGCGGGGCGGAGTCCGTGCTGCCGAGAGTCTTTGTCTCTTCGGGCAGATCCATGCGGCCGAAGAACTCGCGGCTGTCGCGCTTGTTGGCCAGCTTGCTGGACCCGAGCAGGACGGCGTTGTAGTCCGTCATCAGCTTGTCGGTATCGAGCTTGAGGTAGTGGCCGTAAATTTTCAGGAAGCCGCGCTTATAAACATCGGGCAGATCGAAATCGAACTGGTTGTTCTCGAAGTTCATGAGGAAATCGCTGCGGATTTTCGTTCCTTCGGCAGCTTCGCGGATGGAGATACCCTGCCGCTTGCGCGCTTCCTCTAATCTGTCTCCGATGTTTGGCATGTAAAATCCTGAGTCTGTGAGAATTCCCTAACGGATGGCAAGGCAGAAAGCAGGGTGCGTGACCACACTGAACAAACATGGGGCGAGGCACCATCGCTCACTGCGTTCGCTCCCTCAATTATTCTCCGATTGCGCAAGAGGAGTTCGCTTGAGTTGGCGCAACTACCGTTGCCCAGGCCGCCACTTCAGGCGGCGGCTTCAGTGATGTGTGAGCATCACGCGGGTCCAGGGCTATGCCCTGGTTACAGGCTGTCCAGGTCGCGCATGATCTCGCGGGGGCTGGAGCCGTTCTCGGGGCCGACGATGCCCTCGTCTTCGAGGATCTCCATGATGCGGGCGGCGCGGTTGTAGCCGATCTTGAGGCGGCGCTGGAGCATCGAGGTGGAGGCGCGCTTGGTGGCTCGGAGCACGTCGATGGCAGCGGGTACGAGCTCGTCGTCCCATTCTCCCTCGGCACCGCCGCCGCCTTCCTCGCCACCGGCTTCGATCTGCTGCTGCACCTCTTCGGCGAAGCTCGGGTCCCCATTCTTGTCGTTGAGGAAATCTACAATGCCGTTGATCTCGTCGTCGGAGACGAAGGCACCCTGAGCACGGACGAGGTTCGAGGTGCCGGGAGGCACGAAGAGCATGTCGCCCTTACCGATGAGGGCCTCGGCACCGCCCTGGTCGAGGATGGTGCGGCTGTCGACCTTGGAGGCGACCTTGAAGGAGACGCGGGTGGGCAAGTTGGCCTTGATCACGCCGGTGATGACGTTCACGGAGGGGCGCTGGGTGGCCAGGATGAGGTGGATGCCGGCGGCACGGGCGAGCTGGGCGAGGCGGGCAATCCCCGTCTCGATGTCCTGCGGGGCGACCATCATGAGGTCGGCCAGCTCGTCAATGATGCACACGATGTAGTGCATGCGCTTGTCGGGGATCTCGAACTCCACGTCGTCGTCGCGGGGGACTTCCAGGTTGGAAGCGGCTGCGCGCTCCTCCGGGCTCATGGCCGAAGACATTTCTGCCTCGCGGGCCTCGGCCTCGGCGCGTTCCTTTTTGTTCTTCGCGATCTTGGCGTTAAAGCCAGCGATATTGCGCACGCCTACCTTGGCGAAAATCTGGTAGCGCCGTTCCATTTCGCTGATCAGGTACTTGAGCGCGCCGGGCACCTTCTTGGGCTCGGTCACGACCGGGATCAGCATGTGCGGCAGCTTGTTGTAGACCTGCATTTCCACGACCTTCGGGTCCACCATGAGGAAGCGCAGGTCCTCGGGGGCGGCGTGGTAGAGCAGGGAGGCGATGACGGAGTTGATGCAGACCGTCTTACCCGAGCCGGTGGAACCGGCGATGAGCATGTGGGGCATGCGGGTCAGGTCTTCGACAATGGGCTTGCCGGTCACGTCCTTACCCAGGACGACCGGGATCTCGGCCTTGGACTCGGCCCATGCGCGGGACTCGACGATCTCGCGCATCGTTACGGGCAGGGGCTTGGGGTTGGGCACCTCGATGCCGACCGTGCCCTTACCGGGGACGGGGGCGAGGATGCGCACCGCCTCGGCCCGCAGGCCCAGGGCGAGGTTTTTGTCCAGGTTGAGAATCTTCTCTACGCGCACGCCGGGAGCGGGCACGATCTCGTAGCGGGTGATGACCGGCCCGGTCTGGACCTCGGCGGGCTCCACCTTGACGTTAAACTCGTCCAGAATGCGGGCGATGTCGCGGGCGCGCTCCTGATGCTCCTCGGGGGAGGCGTGGTTTTCGCCGGGCTGCACGGGCTCGTTGAGCAGCTCGATCGAGGGGAAGGTGTGGTTACCCTTTTTCTCAGGGCGGGTGATGCGGGCCTTTTCAGTGACCTCGCTGTCCAGAATCTTGAGTGGATGCTGGGTGACGGAGAGGGGCTTGCGGGCCTGAGCCTTGTCTTCGGCCTCTTTCTTGCGGGTGAGGTTAAAGATGGCAGGGCCTTTCTTCGGGCCGGAGGCGGCAGCAGGCTCAGGAGCGGGGGGAGGTGGCTCTTCCACGGGCGCAGCTTCTTCCGGGGCGGTGCCGGGCGTGATGATGGCTTCATCTTCGCTGCGCAGGGAGGGCTTGCGCTCTTCCTTCTTGGGCGGCGGTGCCTTCTTGCTGGGGAAAACCCCCTTGATCGAACGCTCGGGCGGCGCCTGCTTGGCACGGGCGGCTTTAAGTTCGGCCTGGCGCTCCTTGCGGGCTTTGCGCTTTTGCTCCAGGCGCTCCAGCGTTTGCTGCAGGTTGTCCGTAAACAGAAACAGCCCGCTCACGAGGAAAATCAGCAGGATGAGCAGGCTCGTGCCAAAGGAACCGGCGTACTTGATCGCCAGGTTATTGAAGACCAGACGGCCCATGAGCCCCCCGAGTCCGTTAAAGTAGTAGCGACGCTCCGGGGCACCCTGGCTGGTGGTAAGAATCTGCAGGCCGGTATCGGTCGATGCGGGAGCGTTCCAACTGAACTCCTCCGGGCGCGGCGTTTCGAAGACTTGCTCATCGACGAGGGTGGACAGACCGGTCAGCGAGATCAGGAAGAACACAGCCGAGATCGCCAGGCGCAGGCGGACCCGGTGGGCCTGCCGGAAAAGCAGGAGATAGCTGATCCAGAACAGCAGCAGCGGGATCAGCCACGAGACGATCCCGAACAGCCAAAACGTCCGGTATGCCAGCTCGGCGCCAAGGGTGCCCGTGAGGTTCTGGTCCGAGTCCCCGCCGACATGCAGATGCGGCGACTGGCTCGGGTTAAAGTCCAGCAAGGCAACAATATAGATGATGCTGAGAGCCAGCACCACCAAGGCCCAGAAAGGCTTGGACTGGGGTTGGCGCGGGGCGAAAGATGTTTTCTCCTGCGTGGCGGCAGGTTTTTTCGAGAAGAGGCCCATTTCCAAAAAGACCATCCTACCCGTGCTGCGTTCAAAAACAAGCCCGAACCCCAATACCGGTAGTTTTCATGACTGCATCAAGTGGTGTGCGGTAGGTAGGCAGGCCCCTTGACCCCAGCCGGGGCGGATTATACCCCCAATGACGATAGGATCACCCTGACATTGACCGCCGCTGCCGGGGACTTTAGCGTTGGGTCATGCGCTTTTACGCTTTCAAACCTATTTATCAGGAACGTGTCTGGGGCGGACGTGGTCTGGCAGACCAACTCGGGCGGGCTCTGCCCGGCGAGGCCCCTATCGGCGAGAGCTGGGAGATTGTGGATCGCCCCGAGGCCCAGTCTGTCGTGGCCGAAGGGCCGCAGGCAGGGCTGACCCTGCGTGAACTGGTGGAAAAGCACGCCGACACCGTGATGGGGCCCGGCTACGATGCCTCGACCCCCTTTCCGATTCTGGTCAAGTGGCTGGACTGTCAGGACCGTCTGAGCCTGCAGGTTCACCCCCCGGCAGACATCGCTCCGAGCCTCGGCGGCGAGCCCAAGACCGAAAACTGGTACGTGGCCGAGGCCGAGCCGCACGCGGCCATGCTCATCGGGCTGAAAAACGGCGTCACCCGCGAGGAATTTGAAACCGCCCTGCGCGAAAACCGGGCCGAGCCTCTCGTGCACCGTATCCCCGCCAAAAAGGGCGAGTCGATGTTTGTGCGCAGTGGCCGCCTGCACGCGCTGGACGCCGGTTGCCTGATCCTGGAGATCCAGCAAAACTCCGATACGACCTACCGCGTGTACGACTGGGGGCGTGTCGGGCTCGACGGCCAGCCGCGCCAGCTCCACATCGAGGAGTCCCTCAAGTGTATCGAGTTCAACGACTACGAGCCGGACCTCCTGCGTCCGGTGGGCGACAAGCAAGTCATCGCCGAATCCGAGCTGTTTAACATCACCCGCTATACACTCCGCTCTGGCCAGAAGCTGGAGTTCCCCGCCGGGGAGCAGCCGCGTCTGATCGGTGTGGTCGACGGTGCGCTGCGCGACTGTGCGGACGAGACCACAATCGGTCGCAGTGCAAATGTTCTGCTTCCCTATGCGGAGAGCTTCACGCTGGAGGCCATTCACTCGCCGACCACCGTGCTGGTGACGGATGGTTTCGGGGGTGCGTGACCGCACTGGCCATTGATGGGGTTTGCCCGTCGCTCACTGCGTTTGCTGCTTTGGTCACCATCATTGATAACAGCTTCTCTCACCGATGCTAAAACTCCTCTTTAAACCCATTGGCTGTCTGGGCTCGGTGCTGGCGACACTGCTGGTGCTGGCGGTGATTGCGCTCATCGTACTGTTTTGGGTGGCCGAGGCGTGGACCCCGAAGTTCGTCTCTGAGTGGATGGAGCAGCATAGCGGCTTTGACGTGCAGATCGACGACGCCAACCTCGAGCTGCTTTCGCAGGAGATCGTCTTTGAGGACATCGTGGTGGGAAATCCCCCCGGTTTCCCGGAGGAGAGTTTCCTGCACATCCGTGGGCTCAGTGTGAAGCTGCCCCTGACTGCGGTGGCTGAGGGAGACTGGCGCGCGCGAGAGGTGGATATGGTGATTGATTCGCTCACCGTGGTCATCCCCGAGCGTGGTCCCAGTAACCTGGCGGCCTTTATCGATGCGGTGGGATACGAGCCGACCATCAGTGATCAAGCCGCCGCCACGGCGCTTGCCGATGGCCCGCAGCTGGAGAGCTTCCGGCTCGCGATCCGCGAGGTTATTATCGAGAACCACTCCATCGGTCGCCCGGACATTGCCCGCTACAAGGTGGAGTACGTGGGCGAATTTACCGGTGTGAGCCTGAGTTCGGAGGTTTTCCCGGAGGTGCAGCAGGCGTTGCGGCAGAGTGGGTTGCCCGGTTTCGGGCCGGCCTTTTTCCGGGCGCTTTTTGCGACTTTTCCGGTTCAGTGTTTCGCGGATATCGAGCCGCGTACGCCCGAAATTATCCCCGATAAAATCGACACACTGATCCGTGAACACGGTGAAGATGCTAAAAAAGCCCTTGAATCTCTCTAAGATTGGGTAATGGTTTCTCCCCTTACACAAATGTCTATGAAGGAGAAACCCGAAAGCAACGAACCGGAAGCGGCCACCGAGGCACAGGCCGCGCCTGCGCCGGAAGAAGCGGTCGCTCCTGAGGAGGCTTCCGCCGAAGCCGGCTCGGAGACGGCAAAGCTGCTCGCCGAGCTCGACAAAGCCCAGGCCCAGGCCAAGGACTACGAGGACCGCTACCTGCGCTCCATGGCCGATCTGGATAATTTCCGCCGCCGCGCCGCCCGCGAAAAGGAAGAGTCGCGCCTGCTGGCCAACGCTGTCCTGATCGAGGAGTTGCTGCCCGCGCTTGATAATTTTCGTCTCGGCCTCGCTGCCGCCGGTAACCACCCGGAAGCCGCCGAGGTGGCTAAAGGCTTCGAAGTCGTCGCTGCCCAGCTGCGCCAGGTCCTCAACGGCCATGGCCTTGAGGTGATCGAACCCGCCCCCGGCGAGGACTTCGACCACAACCTGCACGAGGCTGTCTCGCAAAGCCCGAGCGACGAAATCGCCGACAACAAGGTGCTCACCCTCGTCCGGGCGGGCTACCAGCTCAACCAGCGCCTGCTGCGCCCGGCTTCGGTCGTGGTCTCCAGCGGCCCCGCCGAAGGTTGATCCAGGATGGCGAATAAAGATTACTACGAACTGCTCGGCGTGAGCCGGGAGGCTACCGAGCAGGAAATTAAAAAGGCCTACCGTAAGCTGGCCATGAAGTATCACCCGGACAAAAATCCGGGCGATGCCGAGGCCGAGGCCAAGTTTAAGGAGATCGGCCACGCCTACGAGGTCCTCAGCAACGAGGACAAGCGTGCCGCCTACGACCGCTACGGGCATGCCGCCTTTGAGCAGGGCGGCGGGCGCAGCGCCGGGGGCGGTTTCCATGATCCCTTCGACATCTTCCGCGAG
This genomic interval from Ruficoccus sp. ZRK36 contains the following:
- a CDS encoding helix-turn-helix domain-containing protein; this translates as MPNIGDRLEEARKRQGISIREAAEGTKIRSDFLMNFENNQFDFDLPDVYKRGFLKIYGHYLKLDTDKLMTDYNAVLLGSSKLANKRDSREFFGRMDLPEETKTLGSTDSAPPFGEHSPKVVKTARLKDRPSSAHDGPADPVEQNTDKSLYWKIGLIVAGTFVLVGLLAVLVNMLISPSDPAVEDDTAPASAVSSGSSTTTPLQPATTPAEAGDVTITATGGNAYVLVRQESDLQELFKGNLSDGQSTTLSRAGTIRVVSPEIQNVTVEIDGQRYKSNQTGLRQTYYGMDGPIAPPQSR
- a CDS encoding adenylyltransferase/cytidyltransferase family protein, yielding MPPALDIPKLLSLDDAARQREDARQAGEKVVLTNGCFDLLHTGHLFFLKKAAEQGDRLYVALNGDKSVQALKGPTRPVQSEQERAYLMGNLPFIDALVIFHTPRLTHEIQVLQPDVYVKAGDYDIGSLNPEERAALEACGTDIRFLPFLEGYSTTSLIAKIRAAADTF
- the purN gene encoding phosphoribosylglycinamide formyltransferase, whose product is MVRIVLLGSGRGSNAEAILKAQDDGKLGLAQVVGIFCDKPEAPMLKLGPRFDVPAFYLHPGKFKTKLEGEAEAHWIETIQRLQPDFIVLAGFMRVIKPPFIEAFNGRIINLHPSLLPKYPGLHSIQRAIEAGDAETGCTVHWVTPEIDAGEILGQTRVPIEKGEPLEAVEAKVHAAEHELLPATIRRLSDELMLGNLQ
- a CDS encoding type I phosphomannose isomerase catalytic subunit translates to MRFYAFKPIYQERVWGGRGLADQLGRALPGEAPIGESWEIVDRPEAQSVVAEGPQAGLTLRELVEKHADTVMGPGYDASTPFPILVKWLDCQDRLSLQVHPPADIAPSLGGEPKTENWYVAEAEPHAAMLIGLKNGVTREEFETALRENRAEPLVHRIPAKKGESMFVRSGRLHALDAGCLILEIQQNSDTTYRVYDWGRVGLDGQPRQLHIEESLKCIEFNDYEPDLLRPVGDKQVIAESELFNITRYTLRSGQKLEFPAGEQPRLIGVVDGALRDCADETTIGRSANVLLPYAESFTLEAIHSPTTVLVTDGFGGA
- a CDS encoding DNA translocase FtsK — encoded protein: MVFLEMGLFSKKPAATQEKTSFAPRQPQSKPFWALVVLALSIIYIVALLDFNPSQSPHLHVGGDSDQNLTGTLGAELAYRTFWLFGIVSWLIPLLLFWISYLLLFRQAHRVRLRLAISAVFFLISLTGLSTLVDEQVFETPRPEEFSWNAPASTDTGLQILTTSQGAPERRYYFNGLGGLMGRLVFNNLAIKYAGSFGTSLLILLIFLVSGLFLFTDNLQQTLERLEQKRKARKERQAELKAARAKQAPPERSIKGVFPSKKAPPPKKEERKPSLRSEDEAIITPGTAPEEAAPVEEPPPPAPEPAAASGPKKGPAIFNLTRKKEAEDKAQARKPLSVTQHPLKILDSEVTEKARITRPEKKGNHTFPSIELLNEPVQPGENHASPEEHQERARDIARILDEFNVKVEPAEVQTGPVITRYEIVPAPGVRVEKILNLDKNLALGLRAEAVRILAPVPGKGTVGIEVPNPKPLPVTMREIVESRAWAESKAEIPVVLGKDVTGKPIVEDLTRMPHMLIAGSTGSGKTVCINSVIASLLYHAAPEDLRFLMVDPKVVEMQVYNKLPHMLIPVVTEPKKVPGALKYLISEMERRYQIFAKVGVRNIAGFNAKIAKNKKERAEAEAREAEMSSAMSPEERAAASNLEVPRDDDVEFEIPDKRMHYIVCIIDELADLMMVAPQDIETGIARLAQLARAAGIHLILATQRPSVNVITGVIKANLPTRVSFKVASKVDSRTILDQGGAEALIGKGDMLFVPPGTSNLVRAQGAFVSDDEINGIVDFLNDKNGDPSFAEEVQQQIEAGGEEGGGGAEGEWDDELVPAAIDVLRATKRASTSMLQRRLKIGYNRAARIMEILEDEGIVGPENGSSPREIMRDLDSL